Proteins encoded within one genomic window of Kibdelosporangium phytohabitans:
- a CDS encoding tripartite tricarboxylate transporter permease — protein MGSFASLVDGFGTALTPVNLMYAVIGVLLGTTIGVLPGIGAAMAVALLLPITYGLDPTGAFIMFAGIYYGSMFGGSTTSILLNTPGETASVVTAIEGNPMAKRGRGSQALAAAAIGHFVGGMIGTLLLVLLAPTVAKLAVGIGAPDFFAIMLLAFISVTSVLGKSRIRGFASLLIGLAIGLIGLDEMTGRQRLTFGSLHLSDGIDVVVVAVALFAVGESLWVAAHLRRIQAEPIPVGRPWLGRADVKRSWRPWLRGPFIGFPFGAIPAGGAEIPTFLSYVTERRLSKNKDEWGKGAIEGVAGPEATASASASGTLTSMLTLGLPTTAVAAVMLAAFQQYGIQPGPLLFERESGLVWALIASLFIALVLLLVLNLPLAPVWAKLLRIPRPYLYAGILFFASVGAYAVSGDVVDLVVLFVIGLIGLAMRRYGLPVLPAVIGVILGPSAEQQLRRALQISDGNVSGLVNTPMSVVIYVAIALLLAWPLVRRLFRRPSAQDREKIDV, from the coding sequence ATGGGGTCCTTCGCCTCTCTGGTGGACGGTTTCGGTACCGCGTTGACCCCGGTCAACCTGATGTACGCGGTGATCGGCGTGCTGCTCGGCACGACGATCGGCGTGCTGCCCGGGATCGGCGCGGCGATGGCCGTGGCGCTGCTGCTGCCGATCACGTACGGCCTCGACCCGACGGGCGCGTTCATCATGTTCGCCGGCATCTACTACGGCAGCATGTTCGGCGGTTCGACCACGTCGATCCTGTTGAACACGCCAGGCGAGACGGCTTCGGTGGTCACGGCCATCGAGGGCAATCCGATGGCCAAACGCGGTCGCGGATCGCAGGCGTTGGCCGCGGCGGCGATCGGGCACTTCGTCGGCGGAATGATCGGCACGCTGCTGCTGGTGCTGCTCGCCCCGACGGTCGCCAAGCTGGCCGTCGGCATCGGCGCACCGGACTTCTTCGCGATCATGCTGCTCGCGTTCATCTCGGTCACCTCGGTGCTGGGCAAGTCACGGATCCGCGGGTTCGCGTCGCTGCTGATCGGCCTGGCGATCGGCCTGATCGGACTGGACGAGATGACCGGCCGGCAGCGGCTGACGTTCGGCTCGCTGCACCTGTCCGACGGCATCGACGTGGTGGTGGTCGCGGTCGCGCTGTTCGCGGTCGGCGAGTCCCTGTGGGTGGCCGCGCACCTGCGGCGCATCCAGGCGGAGCCGATCCCGGTCGGGCGCCCGTGGCTGGGCCGCGCCGATGTGAAGCGCTCGTGGCGGCCGTGGCTGCGTGGCCCGTTCATCGGGTTCCCGTTCGGCGCGATCCCGGCCGGTGGCGCGGAAATCCCGACCTTCCTGTCCTATGTGACCGAACGCAGGCTGTCGAAGAACAAGGACGAGTGGGGCAAGGGCGCGATCGAGGGCGTGGCCGGTCCGGAGGCGACGGCGTCCGCGTCGGCGTCGGGCACGCTGACCTCGATGCTGACGCTGGGCCTGCCGACCACGGCGGTGGCCGCGGTGATGCTGGCGGCGTTCCAGCAGTACGGCATCCAGCCGGGTCCGTTGCTGTTCGAACGCGAGTCCGGCCTGGTGTGGGCTCTGATCGCGAGCCTGTTCATCGCTTTGGTGTTGCTGCTGGTGCTCAACCTGCCGCTGGCGCCGGTGTGGGCGAAGCTGCTGCGCATCCCGAGGCCGTACCTGTACGCGGGAATCCTGTTCTTCGCCAGCGTCGGCGCGTACGCGGTCAGCGGTGACGTCGTGGACTTGGTTGTCCTGTTCGTCATCGGCCTGATCGGCTTGGCGATGCGCCGCTACGGCCTACCGGTGTTGCCGGCGGTGATCGGCGTGATCCTCGGCCCGTCGGCGGAACAACAGTTGCGACGGGCGCTGCAGATCAGCGACGGGAACGTCAGCGGCCTGGTGAACACCCCGATGTCGGTGGTCATCTACGTGGCGATCGCGTTGTTGCTGGCGTGGCCGTTGGTGCGCAGGCTGTTCCGCCGCCCATCAGCGCAGGACCGCGAGAAGATCGACGTGTAA
- a CDS encoding tripartite tricarboxylate transporter TctB family protein: MSGQQSTVEKQPWYKEYSELGVSVVLAVLGVLVLVDAISMPAIPAQRGIGPDVVPIVVGGALILVAALLARDVLKGGKGEAEGGEDIDLSAPGDWRTVLLLAAAFLANVVLIGLVGFPISGAVLFWGAAYALGSRNFVRDPLVAAGLSLVTYFVFNDLLGVSLPGGPLMGVL, encoded by the coding sequence ATGAGCGGGCAACAGTCCACAGTGGAAAAACAGCCCTGGTACAAGGAGTACTCGGAGCTGGGTGTCAGCGTCGTGCTGGCCGTGCTCGGTGTGCTGGTGCTCGTCGACGCGATCAGCATGCCCGCGATCCCGGCACAGCGCGGCATCGGACCGGACGTGGTGCCGATCGTGGTCGGCGGCGCGCTGATCCTGGTGGCCGCGTTGCTGGCCAGGGACGTGCTCAAGGGTGGCAAGGGGGAAGCCGAAGGCGGCGAGGACATCGATCTGAGCGCCCCCGGCGACTGGCGGACAGTGCTGTTGCTGGCCGCGGCTTTCCTGGCGAACGTGGTGCTGATCGGGCTGGTGGGGTTCCCGATCTCCGGTGCGGTGCTGTTCTGGGGCGCGGCGTACGCCTTGGGGAGCCGTAACTTCGTGCGTGACCCGCTCGTCGCGGCCGGGCTCTCGCTCGTCACCTACTTTGTGTTCAACGACCTGCTCGGGGTGTCGCTGCCCGGCGGGCCGCTGATGGGAGTGCTGTGA
- a CDS encoding Bug family tripartite tricarboxylate transporter substrate binding protein produces MMKTLLAVLGAIAAVLLIPPLLSSGSDDDVGDQVRGLRVLVPNAPGGGYDITARHAAKAIEEADLSRRIEVFNLPGAGGTVGLGRIVNERGNGKLVMSMGLGVVGAVYTNKSPSSLADTTPIARLIEEPDIVVVGKDSPYKDIRQLLAAWKANPGQVPVGGGSRAGGPDHLAPMLMAKAAGMDPRQVNYVPFDGGGELLASVLGGKIAFGVSGIGEYRDQIQSGDLRVLAVTSKDRLAGVDAPTLRESGVDVEFTNWRGIVAPPGISTGERTRLVNLFTKLVASPQWQDVLKRNGWTSAFQPGEEFGEFLAAENDRVAATLKELGLV; encoded by the coding sequence ATGATGAAGACGCTGCTGGCCGTGCTCGGTGCGATCGCCGCCGTGCTGCTGATACCGCCGCTGCTGAGCTCCGGCAGCGACGACGACGTGGGCGATCAGGTCCGCGGGTTGCGGGTGCTGGTGCCCAACGCGCCCGGTGGCGGGTACGACATCACCGCGCGGCACGCGGCCAAGGCCATCGAGGAAGCGGACCTGTCCCGACGGATCGAGGTGTTCAACCTGCCCGGCGCGGGTGGCACGGTCGGCCTGGGCCGGATCGTCAACGAACGAGGCAACGGCAAGCTCGTGATGTCCATGGGCCTCGGTGTGGTCGGCGCGGTGTACACGAACAAGTCGCCGTCGTCCCTTGCGGACACCACCCCGATCGCCCGGCTGATCGAGGAACCAGACATCGTCGTGGTCGGCAAGGACTCGCCGTACAAGGACATCCGCCAGCTGCTGGCGGCGTGGAAGGCCAATCCCGGCCAGGTCCCGGTCGGCGGCGGCTCCCGCGCCGGCGGTCCCGACCACCTGGCGCCGATGTTGATGGCCAAGGCGGCGGGCATGGACCCGCGGCAGGTGAACTACGTGCCGTTCGACGGCGGCGGCGAGCTGCTGGCGTCGGTGCTCGGCGGCAAGATCGCTTTCGGCGTGTCCGGGATCGGTGAGTACCGCGACCAGATCCAGTCCGGTGACCTGCGGGTTCTCGCCGTGACCAGCAAGGACCGGTTGGCGGGGGTGGACGCGCCGACGCTCAGGGAGTCCGGTGTGGACGTCGAGTTCACCAACTGGCGCGGCATCGTCGCGCCGCCGGGGATCAGCACGGGCGAGCGCACCAGGCTGGTCAACCTGTTCACGAAGCTGGTCGCGTCGCCGCAGTGGCAGGACGTGCTCAAGCGCAACGGCTGGACCTCGGCGTTCCAGCCGGGCGAGGAGTTCGGCGAGTTCCTCGCGGCCGAGAACGACCGGGTCGCGGCGACGCTGAAGGAGCTGGGACTGGTATGA